A single Elephas maximus indicus isolate mEleMax1 chromosome 2, mEleMax1 primary haplotype, whole genome shotgun sequence DNA region contains:
- the GPRIN1 gene encoding G protein-regulated inducer of neurite outgrowth 1 yields the protein MGSAEDPAWLQLLQKDPSPPGRQPTALSHPQDGSLGAGGPAMRECCPSQQKASSAPPRHSPDQGPGMDSRHSSPSGAVEGASCSEAPGGNLACPSPTCIPPQEAAIQGTLGIHEALTSGTPETTFSVKPGVSKAEPVSSVKLDPTSSENRSPMFLEKMDSKSSKKADSTSTAKEDAGSSRKTDPIVTAQTEPTILGKGDPVSSGKMDPGSLGKEDCMSSRKVNTVSPRKEDPGSLRKVDPVSSGKVEPALPRKEDPGCSGKEHPVSSEKVGPASLGNVDPMSLENMGSASAEKTDPGSLGKVTPGSSGKIELVSSGTVEPGSSGRGDPTGLGMADLIPVGNAEIVSSTKEDPKFLGKMDPASSGNGDPMSMRMMKTLSAGQMDPVFSGKMDPTSLKTVEPMSSDKVGSVFLGKVGPVSSGKPESLSSAQAKPVSVEKSDTPSSGKEVPVTSRKVDPISVGNIKASFYGKVNPESLGKKDPLSSGPGDPKSLGTAGAPSSVKPEAVTGIGVGPLSSEKADPVASGKAESLALGKVERVETRGEAEAGSSGEVDSVSSGKVDPSTPGKTVPVSLGKGDPMSSGKAGAVPERKVDPLPPEKGDSGNSRKVDPSASGKAELTSEGKAEPMPPGKEAAVSSGKAEAVCSQNEKPLASVNPGSSGKADPIASGKVAPLGKAPSASPRKPETRALGKVVPTTLQKVEGFSFRQSDGKSHGAAPSPEGVGSGRGSTEPEPALRIEASSLGPKDPAVARATKSPGSEATATPSGQRTRDNFTKAPSWEASVLPPPREDAGTQAGAEACVSVAVSPMSPQDSAGDPAFSFQAAPRAPSPAPRPPLRRDAGLQVSLGAAETRSVATGPMTPQAAAPPAFPEVRVRPGSALAAAVAPPEAAEPVRDVSWDEKGMTWEVYGAAMEVEVLGMAIQKHLERQIEEHGRQGAPAPPSTSRPGLGRSGSVRAAPPEGAAKRPPGLFRALLQSVRRPRCCSRAGPTAE from the coding sequence ATGGGCAGTGCTGAAGACCCAGCCTGGCTCCAGCTGCTTCAGAAGGACCCCAGCCCCCCAGGACGGCAGCCCacagccctctcccacccacagGATGGGAGCCTGGGGGCTGGGGGCCCAGCCATGAGGGAGTGCTGCCCCTCCCAGCAAAAGGCCAGCTCTGCACCCCCCAGACACTCCCCTGACCAAGGCCCAGGCATGGACTCTAGACACAGCAGCCCCAGTGGGGCTGTGGAAGGTGCCTCCTGCTCTGAGGCCCCTGGTGGGAACTTGGCCTGCCCTTCCCCAACCTGCATCCCTCCCCAAGAGGCAGCCATCCAGGGGACACTGGGGATCCACGAAGCCCTGACCTCAGGGACCCCAGAAACCACCTTCTCTGTGAAGCCAGGGGTTTCGAAGGCAGAGCCTGTGTCCTCAGTAAAACTTGATCCCACATCTTCAGAGAATAGAAGTCCTATGTTCTTGGAAAAGATGGATTCCAAGTCTTCAAAGAAGGCAGATTCCACTTCCACAGCCAAGGAAGATGCTGGGTCCTCAAGGAAGACAGATCCCATAGTTACAGCACAGACAGAGCCTACCATCCTGGGAAAAGGGGATCCTGTGTCTTCTGGAAAGATGGATCCTGGATCCTTGGGAAAGGAGGATTGTATGTCCTCTAGAAAAGTGAATACAGTGTCCCCAAGGAAGGAGGATCCTGGGTCTTTGAGAAAGGTGGATCCTGTGTCCTCGGGCAAAGTGGAGCCTGCATTGCCAAGAAAAGAGGATCCCGGGTGCTCAGGAAAAGAGCACCCGGTGTCCTCAGAAAAGGTGGGTCCTGCATCCTTAGGAAACGTGGATCCCATGTCCCTGGAAAACATGGGTTCTGCTTCTGCAGAAAAGACAGATCCTGGGTCCTTGGGAAAGGTGACTCCAGGATCCTCAGGCAAGATAGAACTTGTATCATCTGGGACAGTGGAACCTGGGTCCTCAGGAAGGGGGGATCCTACAGGCTTGGGGATGGCAGATCTTATACCTGTGGGAAATGCAGAAATTGTGTCCTCCACAAAAGAGGACCCCAAGTTCCTAGGAAAGATGGATCCTGCCTCCTCAGGAAACGGGGATCCTATGTCTATGAGAATGATGAAAACTCTATCTGCTGGGCAAATGGATCCTGTGTTTTCAGGAAAGATGGATCCCACATCTTTGAAAACTGTGGAGCCCATGTCTTCAGATAAGGTGGGTTCTGTTTTCTTGGGAAAGGTTGGTCCTGTGTCCTCGGGAAAGCCAGAGTCCTTGTCTTCTGCGCAGGCCAAGCCTGTATCTGTGGAAAAGTCAGACACTCCATCCTCAGGAAAAGAGGTCCCCGTGACCTCCAGGAAGGTGGATCCCATTTCTGTGGGAAATATAAAAGCATCATTTTATGGAAAAGTGAATCCTGAATCCTTGGGGAAGAAAGACCCCTTGTCCTCAGGTCCAGGGGATCCCAAGTCCTTGGGGACTGCAGGGGCCCCATCTTCAGTAAAACCTGAGGCAGTGACTGGGATCGGAGTGGGACCACTGTCCTCGGAGAAGGCAGATCCTGTGGCCTCTGGGAAGGCTGAGTCCCTGGCTTTGGGCAAGGTGGAACGGGTAGAGACCAGGGGAGAGGCAGAAGCTGGCTCTTCTGGAGAAGTGGACTCTGTGTCTTCAGGAAAGGTGGACCCCAGTACTCCAGGAAAAACAGTCCCTGTGTCCTTGGGGAAGGGGGATCCCATGTCCTCAGGAAAAGCAGGAGCTGTCCCAGAGAGAAAGGTGGATCCTCTGCCTCCAGAGAAAGGGGATTCTGGGAACTCCAGAAAAGTGGATCCCAGTGCCTCAGGGAAAGCAGAGCTGACCTCTGAGGGCAAAGCAGAACCGATGCCCCCTGGGAAAGAGGCTGCAGTCTCATCAGGAAAAGCAGAGGCCGTGTGTTCACAGAACGAGAAGCCGCTGGCCTCGGTGAATCCCGGCTCCTCGGGAAAAGCAGACCCCATTGCTTCTGGGAAGGTGGCTCCTCTGGGGAAGGCACCCTCTGCGTCTCCAAGAAAACCAGAAACTCGAGCCTTGGGGAAGGTGGTCCCCACGACTCTGCAGAAAGTCGAGGGCTTCTCCTTCAGGCAGTCAGATGGCAAGTCCCACGGTGCAGCCCCTTCCCCAGAGGGTGTCGGGAGCGGCAGAGGCAGCACAGAGCCAGAGCCCGCCCTCCGCATCGAGGCTTCTAGCCTCGGCCCGAAAGATCCGGCGGTGGCCCGGGCGACGAAAAGCCCTGGCTCCGAGGCCACAGCGACCCCGTCCGGGCAGCGGACTCGCGACAACTTCACCAAGGCGCCATCGTGGGAGGCTAGCGTACTTCCGCCGCCGCGCGAGGACGCGGGCACGCAGGCGGGCGCGGAGGCCTGTGTCTCAGTGGCCGTGAGCCCCATGTCTCCGCAGGACAGCGCGGGCGACCCGGCCTTCAGCTTCCAGGCGGCTCCTCGCGCGCCGAGCCCCGCGCCCAGGCCGCCCTTGCGCCGGGACGCAGGCCTGCAGGTGTCGCTGGGCGCCGCCGAGACACGCTCAGTGGCCACCGGGCCCATGACGCCGCAGGCCGCTGCACCGCCCGCCTTCCCCGAGGTGCGGGTGCGGCCCGGTTCGGCGCTGGCGGCCGCCGTGGCGCCCCCCGAGGCGGCCGAGCCTGTGCGCGACGTGAGCTGGGACGAAAAGGGTATGACCTGGGAGGTGTATGGCGCTGCTATGGAGGTGGAGGTGCTGGGCATGGCCATCCAGAAGCACTTGGAGCGGCAGATCGAGGAGCACGGCCGCCAAGGGGCGCCAGCACCCCCTTCCACCTCCCGCCCAGGCCTGGGCCGCTCGGGCTCTGTGCGCGCCGCTCCCCCCGAGGGCGCGGCCAAGCGTCCGCCTGGCCTCTTCCGCGCGCTGCTGCAGAGTGTGCGGCGGCCGCGGTGCTGCTCGCGGGCCGGACCCACGGCTGAGTGA